The stretch of DNA TCGTATAGAGGTTATTATCTCAGAAATAGTGTCCCTACCCATGATGAATTAAAATGATTGATGTCTTATCCCCTAAGAGGGATAATCTCGTAACCTAAATCATGTGCAAACTTCAACTCTTCGCTATAAAAGACTCCAATgtgacataaaaattaatattttttttataagttgATTTGAGGTTACGAGTTTTTGTGTAATTGAATATTGTGAGATATTTAGACATTCATTGGCTTGGGGGCAGAAGGGACGTGTAAATTACCCGTTATATTTTTTCCACTCAAGTTCGAGGCACTCGAATTCTTGAAGGTAATAATAGATCTTGGAATTTATTTGTTCCGAATTACATTGAATTTCGCAGCAATAAAATTAGACACGAAATAAATATATCCCattttttatggattttattcCATATTGTTAAGCCTCATTAATAATCTTATTATGCCGCAGATAGACACAAAATCTCAAATGTGAGAAATGTTATTTTCAATTCCTTCATAATAAattgatatacataattaagAAGATAAATCCGAAATATCTCAAAAcactcataaaaaataatttttttatataaaaaatattaatatttatgataattatGAATTAAATTAACTTGTCTTATTTAACTTGTGAGAAAGAtaattattcaaattttaaaatattatatttatgttaaTCATTCAGATAAGTCAAAAAATTCCTTATTTGTTTTGTGgcaaaaattgtgtgagatgatcttacaagtcgtattttgtgagacaaatttcttatttgggatatccatgaaaaattattactttttatggtaagattaatattttttattgtaaatattggtatggttgacccgtctcacagataaaaatttgtgagatcgtttcacaaaagacatacttttgttttatttatttatttttttaatatttaacaaAAGCTCCAATTATTTCGACAGCAACTTTGGCTAATGATCTTCGTATTAAAGTTGGTTATTAAAGTTGGTTTCCTTTAATGTTCCTCTAGACATTGATACATTACAATGAAATGTGAACGCCTTTCCATGTTCAAATTTCTCCATAGCTACTTTTTCGATtaatttagtattttttttacaaaaaaatttacCCTTGTCACCTGCTCCTCCCTGCTGCCGCCTTGTCCTGCTGAAACCATATTTTCTCATACTCTTCACTGCTATTTTTGTTGAGATAAACTTAGCGGGCTTGTGTGTTGTTACCCGTTGCTGGATCTGTATCAGGTTTAATTCCTCAGGTGACTCGTCACTTTCTCTGGTAATGAAGCGGACCCTTTTCTCGTCTCTTGACAGAAAGGAAAGACAGATGGGAAAAAACCACCTTTGTTGTTTATGATGCATATGGGATATGGTGTTATATTCTTATTTTATGTGTCAAATTGTTTCGAGAATGTTTTGTTCTTAAAAGGGAGTTTTACTTTCGGGAAAGTTTGAGCTTTTGTATTCATAGTTATATGTCCAGTTGTTTCAAGAATATCATGTTCTTAAAAGGGAGTTTGACTTTGGGGAATGTTTGAACCTTTTCACTCTTTTCGGATTTATTTCGTGCGTATAACTCAGTAAGTTAGCAGGATATTCGTTTGGCAGGTTTTCATATTGCAATGGATGCGAGTGGTAAAGTTTCGAAAACCAGTGGAGAGATAAGCATGGTGGAGGGCCAGAAAAAAGAGAATGACTTGATCATTAACATCCCTGCAGATGAAGAGGATTCAAAATTTTCGATTCCCGATTCTTCGACGGACCAAAAGTTTAAAATTTCAGCTGGTTCACCTCATAGATCATCAAATGATTCAGCTTTGAGTGCTCGAAAGTCGGTCACATTAAGTTTCCCGTCTCCTGAAATTGCAAGGTTCGGTCCAAGCCCTAATAAGCCTCCCAAAATCCCACAAAGTGGGACTCTTACTCGTCGGATTTCCCTTTCAAGGCCAGTTTACTCAAAACCCAAATCTAGATTTGGTGAACAATCTGTGCTAATCGACGATAAGATTTTCGAAGAAGATGAACCATTAATGGATTCACGGGTGATGTCCAGTCGGGGTTCGCCAAACACTAAAGTTGACGTTAACAATGTTAGCTCTAGAACTGTGCCGATTACACCAAAGACACCATTGATGGCGTCCCCAGGAGGCTTGGAAGGAGTTGACAAGGATGAAGAAATATACAAGAAAGTAAGCAGCAGGAAGAAGCTGAAGTATAGGAAAGTGAAAACCAAGGTTCTGGTCGAGTGGTTCCTGTTTCTCTGTATTCTGGGGTGTTTAATTGCTAGCTTGATCGTAGATAAATTGCAACAGTGGATGGTTTGGGGTTTACAAATTTGGAAGTGGTGTGTTCTTGTTTTGGTGACCTTCAGTGGTATGTTGGTCACTAAATTGTTGATGCATTTTGTGGTTTTGTTGATCGAGTTAAACTTTTTGCTGAAGAAGAAGGTGTTGTATTTTGTTTACGGTCTAAAGAAGAGCGTTCAGTTCTGTGTTTGGCTCAGTCTTGTTCTCCTCACTTGGGTTTTTCTCTTCCAAGAAGGGGCGGAGAGATCCCATAAAATCACCCGTATTTTGGACTTCATCACTTGGACCATGACTTCGCTACTGATAGGTTCATTCATGTGGCTTCTTAAGACTTTGTTGCTGAAGATTTTGGCATCTTCATTCCATGTGAACACATTCTTTGACAGGATTCAAGAATCAATGTTTCATCAGTACATTTTATTCACGCTATCTGGGCCACCAGTTATGGAGTCGGAAGCAATATTGGGTCGAACAAACAGTAATGTAACTCAATTCAGTTTTCGGGTTTCAAAGAAGGGGAAGGatggaaaagaaaagaaagagaaagaaaaagaaGTAATTGATATGAGTAAACTCCATCAGATGAAACAAGAAAAGGTCTCGGCATGGACCATAAAAATGTTGGTCGATATGATATCTAATTCAGGGCTGACCACTCTTTCAAATGTAATCGATGAGAGTGCTTATGGAGGTAATGAACAGACAGATAAGGAGATAACCAATGAGGAGGAGGCAATTGCTGCTGCCTATTACATTTTCTTGAATGTAGCTCCACCTGGATCCAAGTGAGCAAATCTATCTTTtgaaattaaagaaaatggtttGAAGAATCAATGTCTATTTTGTGACATTTTTTTCAGTATTGTTTTACGTTTTTTAAATGACCAGGTACATAGATGAACTGGATCTTAGGAGATTCATGATTAAAGAAGAGGTCGATGTTGTATTTCCAATGATTGATGTGGCTGAGACTGGGCAAATTGACAGAAAAGTTTTAACTGAATGGGTGGTAAGTCTGGCCTTTTCTCAGCTCCGCTAAATTGTGACAATGAGTTTCTAGCCTCATCTCGTAGAATTATTGGAAGAACTCTCGTTGTGGAAAGTACAATTCATTATTTGTGAAGCAATTGTCAGTAGTTATATGATGGTTTAAGCTATTGAAAATTGTAAACTTCTTTCAATACTCACATTTATGGTCGTGCAGGTGAAGGTTTATAAAGGCCGCAAAGCTCTAGCTCATGCTTTAAACGACACGAAAACCGCTGTAAAGCAATTGAACAAAATTGTTACTGGGATTCTTATTATCATTATGATAGTAGTATGGCTTCTCTTGGTGGGAATAGCAACAACCAAAGTGCTCGTTTTTCTCTCATCGCAGCTTGTTCTTGCAGCCTTTATGTTTGGAAACACTTGCAAGACCATTTTCGAAGCTATTATTTTTGTATTTGTGATGCATCCTTTTGACGTAGGTGACCGATGTGTCATAGACGGCGTTCAGGTAAATTTCCCGAGTTGGTCACATCATTTTTTTTGTTCTAGTATTATCtctaattcattttttttttattatttcctTGAAATTGTCTACAGATGATTGTAGAAGAGATGAATATCTTGACAACCGTATTTCTTAAATTTGATAAAGAAAAGATATTCTATCCGAACTCTGTCTTGGCTACCAAACCAATTAGTAATTTCTACAGAAGCCCTGAAATGGGCGATCAACTCGATTTCTCCATTGATTTCAAGACGCCCGTTGAGAAG from Primulina eburnea isolate SZY01 chromosome 6, ASM2296580v1, whole genome shotgun sequence encodes:
- the LOC140834370 gene encoding mechanosensitive ion channel protein 10-like, encoding MDASGKVSKTSGEISMVEGQKKENDLIINIPADEEDSKFSIPDSSTDQKFKISAGSPHRSSNDSALSARKSVTLSFPSPEIARFGPSPNKPPKIPQSGTLTRRISLSRPVYSKPKSRFGEQSVLIDDKIFEEDEPLMDSRVMSSRGSPNTKVDVNNVSSRTVPITPKTPLMASPGGLEGVDKDEEIYKKVSSRKKLKYRKVKTKVLVEWFLFLCILGCLIASLIVDKLQQWMVWGLQIWKWCVLVLVTFSGMLVTKLLMHFVVLLIELNFLLKKKVLYFVYGLKKSVQFCVWLSLVLLTWVFLFQEGAERSHKITRILDFITWTMTSLLIGSFMWLLKTLLLKILASSFHVNTFFDRIQESMFHQYILFTLSGPPVMESEAILGRTNSNVTQFSFRVSKKGKDGKEKKEKEKEVIDMSKLHQMKQEKVSAWTIKMLVDMISNSGLTTLSNVIDESAYGGNEQTDKEITNEEEAIAAAYYIFLNVAPPGSKYIDELDLRRFMIKEEVDVVFPMIDVAETGQIDRKVLTEWVVKVYKGRKALAHALNDTKTAVKQLNKIVTGILIIIMIVVWLLLVGIATTKVLVFLSSQLVLAAFMFGNTCKTIFEAIIFVFVMHPFDVGDRCVIDGVQMIVEEMNILTTVFLKFDKEKIFYPNSVLATKPISNFYRSPEMGDQLDFSIDFKTPVEKIGTLKDKMKWYIEKNPQLWHPNHSVIVKEIENVNKLKMALIFNHTMNFQDFGEKNKRKSEIVLEMKKIFEELAIGYYLLPQEVHLIESKNSN